From Halomicrobium salinisoli, the proteins below share one genomic window:
- a CDS encoding transcription initiation factor IIB: MTRSTRQQERERAAANEHAESESEGVRNCPECESENLVKDADRGELICEDCGLVVEEGNIDPGPEWRAFNHQERQEKSRVGAPTTQTMHDKGLTTTIDWKDKDAYGRSISSKKRSQMHRLRKWQERIRTKDAGERNLQFALSEVDRMASAMGVPRSVREVASVIYRRALDEDLIRGRSIEGVSTSALYAACRKEGIPRSLEEISEVSRVDRKEIGRTYRYISQELGLEMEPVDPKKYVPRFCSELDLSEEVQSKANEIIETTAEEGLLSGKSPTGYAAAAIYAASLLCNEKKTQREVADVAQVTEVTIRNRYQEQIEAMGIHS; encoded by the coding sequence ATGACACGGTCCACCCGCCAGCAGGAGCGCGAGCGAGCAGCCGCGAACGAGCACGCCGAATCGGAGTCGGAGGGGGTGCGGAACTGTCCCGAGTGCGAGTCCGAGAACCTGGTCAAGGACGCCGACCGCGGCGAGCTGATCTGCGAGGACTGCGGTCTGGTCGTCGAGGAGGGCAACATCGATCCCGGTCCGGAGTGGCGCGCGTTCAATCACCAGGAACGGCAGGAGAAATCGCGGGTGGGGGCCCCGACGACGCAGACGATGCACGACAAGGGACTGACGACGACGATCGACTGGAAGGACAAGGACGCGTACGGTCGCTCGATCTCCTCGAAGAAGCGCTCCCAGATGCACCGCCTGCGCAAGTGGCAGGAGCGCATCCGCACCAAGGACGCCGGCGAGCGCAACCTCCAGTTCGCCCTCTCCGAAGTCGATCGCATGGCGTCCGCGATGGGCGTCCCGCGTTCGGTGCGCGAGGTCGCGTCGGTCATCTACCGCCGCGCGCTCGACGAGGACCTCATCCGCGGCCGCTCCATCGAGGGCGTCTCCACGTCCGCGCTGTACGCCGCCTGCCGCAAGGAGGGCATCCCGCGCAGCCTCGAGGAGATCTCTGAGGTCTCCCGCGTCGACCGCAAGGAGATCGGTCGCACTTATCGCTACATCTCCCAGGAACTCGGCCTGGAGATGGAGCCGGTCGACCCCAAGAAGTACGTCCCTCGCTTCTGCTCCGAACTCGATCTCTCCGAGGAGGTCCAGTCCAAGGCCAACGAGATCATCGAGACCACCGCCGAGGAGGGCCTGCTCTCGGGGAAGTCGCCGACGGGCTACGCCGCGGCGGCCATCTACGCCGCCTCGCTGCTCTGCAACGAGAAGAAGACCCAGCGCGAAGTGGCAGACGTCGCGCAGGTGACGGAAGTCACCATCCGGAACCGCTACCAGGAACAGATCGAAGCCATGGGCATCCACAGCTAG
- the nreA gene encoding DNA repair protein NreA, translating to MRLDEFVEGFERDEAAERRRLAEEKSYEITNYLDDVERQFQETVQGDSLFGSTAPEIFVGRSGYPDVSTGVLSPMAEDADAEAYATSGDWYHQGLGVGDVLQRRTGLLNSTRSAKVDVNDVWDGFVGTQREVAIADHPVDVEVGLDDAPEIDLTLDDIGTPTGPRANAREADLAENPHVPRSVEKTLEDDDWRAEGAMTYLYRRGFDVYEVNTILSAGALGQNRERKLVPTRWSITAVDDTVGQYLRGGLLNRNTIDQTEVWYNEYMGNRYWVLLSPGQWEFELVEMKAPESVWNPEGSDYYLASASEGYEGRTGYVDETAGAYYASRLGVLEHLRERDRQAKCLVLREVTDEYWAPVGVWQVREGVRNAFDDDARTDAPTIPDGQPAVAETFRDAVNGVVGQLPVPMNTLRRKSDMVAGIQAQLSDF from the coding sequence ATGCGCCTCGACGAGTTCGTGGAGGGGTTCGAGCGGGACGAGGCCGCCGAGCGGCGGCGCCTGGCCGAGGAGAAGTCCTACGAGATCACGAACTACCTGGACGACGTCGAGCGGCAGTTCCAGGAGACCGTCCAGGGGGACTCCCTGTTCGGATCCACCGCGCCGGAGATCTTCGTCGGCCGGTCGGGCTACCCCGACGTCTCGACGGGCGTCCTCTCGCCGATGGCCGAGGACGCCGACGCCGAGGCCTACGCCACGAGCGGCGACTGGTACCACCAGGGGCTGGGCGTCGGCGACGTCCTCCAGCGCCGGACGGGCCTGCTCAACTCCACCCGCTCCGCGAAGGTCGACGTCAACGACGTCTGGGACGGCTTCGTCGGCACGCAGCGCGAGGTCGCCATCGCCGACCACCCCGTCGACGTCGAGGTCGGGCTGGACGACGCGCCCGAGATCGACCTGACGCTGGACGACATCGGGACCCCGACCGGGCCGCGGGCCAACGCCCGCGAGGCCGACCTCGCCGAGAACCCCCACGTGCCCCGCTCCGTCGAGAAGACGCTGGAGGACGACGACTGGCGCGCGGAGGGCGCGATGACCTACCTCTACCGCCGCGGGTTCGACGTCTACGAGGTCAACACCATCCTCTCGGCGGGCGCGCTCGGACAGAACCGCGAGCGCAAGCTCGTCCCGACGCGCTGGTCGATCACTGCCGTCGACGACACCGTCGGCCAGTACCTCCGGGGCGGCCTGCTGAACCGCAACACCATCGACCAGACCGAGGTCTGGTACAACGAGTACATGGGCAACCGCTACTGGGTGCTCCTCTCGCCCGGCCAGTGGGAGTTCGAGCTGGTCGAGATGAAGGCGCCCGAGAGCGTCTGGAACCCCGAGGGCAGCGACTACTACCTCGCCAGCGCCAGCGAGGGCTACGAGGGCCGCACCGGCTACGTCGACGAGACCGCCGGCGCGTACTACGCCTCCCGCCTGGGCGTCCTCGAACACCTCCGGGAGCGGGACCGGCAAGCGAAGTGTCTCGTCCTCCGCGAGGTCACCGACGAGTACTGGGCCCCCGTCGGCGTCTGGCAGGTCCGCGAGGGCGTGCGCAACGCCTTCGACGACGACGCCCGGACGGACGCGCCGACGATCCCCGACGGCCAGCCCGCCGTGGCCGAGACGTTCCGCGACGCCGTCAACGGCGTCGTCGGGCAGCTCCCCGTGCCGATGAACACGCTTCGGCGGAAGTCGGACATGGTCGCCGGGATTCAGGCGCAGTTGAGCGACTTCTAA
- a CDS encoding preprotein translocase subunit TatA yields MQIGLPGTQEMIILLFVLLFWVGVIAVGVLVALRLKSRFSDSDDQSERIEQLEDEVEELREERDARESRSDR; encoded by the coding sequence ATGCAAATCGGACTCCCCGGTACGCAGGAGATGATCATCCTGCTGTTCGTGCTCCTCTTCTGGGTCGGGGTCATCGCAGTCGGCGTCCTCGTCGCCCTCAGACTCAAGAGCCGCTTCTCCGACTCCGACGACCAGTCGGAGCGGATCGAGCAACTGGAAGACGAGGTCGAGGAACTCCGAGAGGAACGGGACGCGCGCGAGTCCCGGAGCGACCGCTAG
- a CDS encoding DUF302 domain-containing protein, whose translation MALPIDPAQIGGDDVGEKRATLEMDHEEAVEHVREVFTDAGFGVPVEFSPSELLNEKVDADRDPYYVLGACNPRMANWALDASEQRIGALFPCNVIVWEEEPGVQTVYHVSIMRIARLVNLAPDDDEWADVVAETGEMVDEAFGNL comes from the coding sequence ATGGCGCTCCCAATCGACCCCGCGCAGATCGGCGGCGACGACGTCGGCGAGAAGCGGGCCACGCTGGAGATGGACCACGAGGAGGCGGTCGAGCACGTCCGAGAGGTGTTCACCGACGCGGGCTTCGGCGTCCCCGTCGAGTTCTCGCCCTCCGAGCTACTGAACGAGAAGGTCGACGCCGACCGCGACCCCTACTACGTCCTCGGGGCCTGCAACCCCCGGATGGCTAACTGGGCGCTGGACGCCAGCGAGCAGCGCATCGGCGCGCTGTTCCCCTGTAACGTCATCGTCTGGGAAGAGGAGCCCGGCGTCCAAACCGTCTACCACGTCTCGATCATGCGCATCGCCCGTCTGGTCAACCTCGCGCCCGACGACGACGAGTGGGCCGATGTCGTCGCCGAGACCGGCGAGATGGTCGACGAGGCGTTCGGGAACCTCTAG
- a CDS encoding DUF5789 family protein — MSDDEDSEEEEEPAVELGEGAPVEGAPVARVASRLTWGIEKSTVVDREGDVTVRTPDGPRELADVLAEVDLTYFQSRQEFTGAVRDAIGDGPVPTES; from the coding sequence ATGAGCGACGACGAGGACAGCGAGGAAGAGGAGGAACCCGCCGTCGAACTCGGCGAGGGCGCCCCCGTCGAGGGCGCCCCCGTCGCCCGCGTGGCCTCGCGGCTCACCTGGGGCATCGAGAAGAGCACCGTCGTCGACCGCGAGGGCGACGTCACGGTCCGCACACCCGACGGCCCCCGCGAGCTGGCGGACGTCCTCGCGGAGGTCGACCTGACCTACTTCCAGTCCCGGCAGGAGTTCACGGGCGCCGTCCGCGACGCCATCGGCGACGGTCCGGTCCCGACCGAGAGCTGA
- a CDS encoding DUF7139 domain-containing protein: MTSLTDVYEGRVGRVASRRQQLLGGGLFLVGATAVVAAIAVATTVVGVETMGKYGGRELAGVLAGLGLPAVLLGVFTVLPAGRTARAGAVIGAGVAVLGVALFRHAYPYQWVQADPLFALATAVVYFLGVVTVFWCLFVALATFQTRNDPGGTARMEITREGRIRLVEEARSLGRFGGVGLFGSEPDGTVETQTNREEADDGAASRKPNAEVATANGTGRAADGHAVTDDATVGTGSASTERGGRDDGTEPDDAGWSTPGQSGTGTQSGTGGQFGAGWSTADQSGSGGARQPNPAATADGGSAADDGIVEPSFGPAAGSGAEASDDSSDSGTPDVYCGNCRHFEYVMADGEPAPYCKLHERRMDDMEACSGWVKQSPGDAVDVD; this comes from the coding sequence ATGACGAGCCTCACGGACGTCTACGAGGGTCGCGTCGGTCGCGTCGCCAGCCGGCGCCAGCAGCTCCTCGGCGGCGGGCTCTTTCTGGTCGGGGCGACGGCGGTCGTCGCCGCCATCGCCGTGGCGACCACGGTGGTCGGCGTCGAGACCATGGGCAAGTACGGGGGGCGCGAGCTGGCGGGCGTCCTCGCGGGCCTGGGCCTGCCGGCGGTGTTGCTGGGCGTGTTCACCGTCCTGCCGGCGGGCCGCACCGCGCGCGCCGGCGCCGTCATCGGGGCCGGCGTCGCCGTCCTCGGCGTGGCCCTGTTCCGCCACGCCTACCCGTACCAGTGGGTCCAGGCCGACCCGCTGTTCGCGCTGGCCACGGCGGTCGTCTACTTCCTGGGCGTCGTGACCGTCTTCTGGTGCCTGTTCGTCGCGCTGGCGACGTTCCAGACGCGCAACGACCCCGGCGGGACGGCCCGGATGGAGATCACCCGCGAGGGACGGATCCGGCTGGTCGAGGAGGCCCGCTCGCTGGGCCGGTTCGGCGGCGTCGGCCTCTTCGGCTCCGAGCCCGACGGCACCGTCGAGACCCAGACCAATCGCGAGGAGGCCGACGACGGAGCGGCCAGTCGGAAGCCGAACGCCGAGGTCGCGACCGCGAACGGGACGGGGCGGGCGGCCGACGGACACGCGGTGACCGACGACGCGACGGTCGGCACCGGGAGCGCGTCGACGGAGCGCGGCGGGCGAGACGACGGGACGGAGCCCGACGACGCCGGCTGGTCCACGCCGGGCCAGTCCGGCACGGGCACTCAGTCCGGCACCGGCGGGCAGTTCGGCGCCGGCTGGTCCACGGCGGACCAGAGCGGATCCGGCGGCGCCCGCCAGCCGAATCCCGCCGCGACGGCCGACGGGGGCTCCGCCGCGGACGACGGCATCGTCGAGCCGAGCTTCGGCCCCGCGGCCGGGAGCGGAGCCGAGGCGAGCGACGACTCGTCGGACAGCGGGACCCCGGACGTCTACTGCGGGAACTGCCGGCACTTCGAGTACGTGATGGCCGACGGCGAGCCCGCGCCGTACTGCAAGCTCCACGAGCGCCGGATGGACGACATGGAGGCCTGTTCGGGCTGGGTGAAGCAGTCGCCCGGCGACGCCGTCGACGTGGACTGA
- a CDS encoding transcription factor S, with protein MEFCDECGSMMKTEDGTWVCGSCGYEKARDDEAEAAMVTTQGQEESEIVDTSEVDAEDMGPTTEAHCPECGNDRAFWEMKQIRAADESETRFFTCTECEHKWREDDH; from the coding sequence ATGGAGTTCTGCGACGAATGCGGCTCGATGATGAAAACGGAAGACGGGACCTGGGTCTGCGGGAGCTGCGGCTACGAGAAGGCCCGCGACGACGAGGCGGAGGCCGCGATGGTCACGACCCAGGGCCAGGAGGAGAGCGAGATCGTGGACACCTCCGAGGTCGACGCCGAGGACATGGGCCCGACGACGGAGGCCCACTGTCCGGAATGTGGCAACGACCGCGCGTTCTGGGAGATGAAGCAGATCCGCGCCGCCGACGAGTCCGAGACGCGCTTTTTCACCTGCACCGAGTGCGAGCACAAGTGGCGCGAGGACGACCACTAG